TTGGCAATCGCTTGCTATTATGCCGTTGATTGTCAGGCGATCGCATCCTATATTAACTTGCTCCCAGTGAACTGCTTCATGTGTAATGCTATTTTCTGGAAGAAACGATTTAAGTAAGGTAGTCAGCGCCTCTGCAAGTAAGGGAGACTTTAAAGAAGTATTTAAGTCAGATTCATTCAAGCATACTTCGCCGAAAACTGGTATAGGTTCGAGTAATCGTAATGGTTGACCGCGCAACACTCCGCCCAGATTTGTTTTAATATTTTTGCCTGCGATTTCCAGTCGGGTGAGATAAAGTCCTTGATAAACTGCGTTTTGCGCCGAAATAGACACTTGGGGAATATAACCTGAGAGAATTTGGCGATCGCCTCCTGAAATTTGAACATCGAGATGCGCGACTTGCTGAACTTGCGATCGCAACCACAACC
This Chroogloeocystis siderophila 5.2 s.c.1 DNA region includes the following protein-coding sequences:
- a CDS encoding LmeA family phospholipid-binding protein — its product is MTSDNHSKQSRMIAKVLSPAVRLWLRSQVQQVAHLDVQISGGDRQILSGYIPQVSISAQNAVYQGLYLTRLEIAGKNIKTNLGGVLRGQPLRLLEPIPVFGEVCLNESDLNTSLKSPLLAEALTTLLKSFLPENSITHEAVHWEQVNIGCDRLTINGIIASDCQMPLMLNTRLELIDGQTLALKELQIQFDTELFDIDYFQIDLGSEVAIETLTLTSGQLLCCGRINVLP